CCCGATAAGCCAGGATTCGGCCGGGGATGTCTGGTTTGTTCCGGAACACAAGACCCATACCATGCTCGACCTCACCTATTTCGGCGACACCATACCGATCGATCCGTCACTGATTCCAATCGCCATTATCGGTCCCTATACTTTTACAAATGAAGTCCTTATAAACAGCGGAAATCAGGTTCTTGGTGAATACGAATTTACCATTACCTTTGACAGTTCCGTAGCCGTCATAAATACAAACGAGGGAACGAACGGCGTCACGGCGGGTGCGGATGGATTCGTGAGTGCGGTCCATACGGAAACCACGGGCGAGCTTTCGGTGAGCGGATTCGATGCAACAGGAAAGGGTCCGGGTTCGACGTTACATGTCCTTACCATTCACTGGCTTGCCAGGTCGTACAGCGGGACGACAACCCTCCACATTGGTGTGACAACGTTAACGGATACAAGCTCAAACAGTATAGGCGCTCCGCGGGGACATGACGGCTCGATCGAGATTGTCACTGTTTCCTGCACCCTTACAGGCGATGTCGACAACAGCGGGAGGATCGATATCGTCGATGCCCTTATGCTGGCGCAGTATTATGTCGGTCTGAATCCACCGGGAATCGATCTCGTATGCGGGGACGTTAATCACTCGGGTACAATAAATATAGTCGATGCCCTTTTAATTGCACAATATTACGTCGGGCTTATATCAAGTTTCCCGTAAGACACGATTCCGATGTTGACAATATTGCCGATCGTCCGCAATTCCTGATGAAGCAAAAATGCCGTTGGATGTAATTATTTGTCCAGGTTATAATATATTTTTTACCGTCCGGATATTGCACTTTTTTTAAAACAAGTTATAATGGTAAAAAGGTTTTTTTTGAAACTTTTTCAACAGGAAGACCCCCGGCAGCCTGTTTCGGCGGCACCGGGGGCAGGTCCGGGACGGCACTTGGCTATGGGAACCCGTTACGCAATCCCTTTTAAAATAATGGTAAATGTGGAAAGGGGAGGTGTGCGTTTTTGGCTTTTCGGGTGACGATGTCCGTAAGATAGGAATATGGTTTGTCTGTGGTAGTGCCGCAGCGAGGAAGCGGATGGGAAAGAGAGGGTTGTTTTAGCGGGATTGATGCGACGGAAGGGATGGAAAGAAAACAGGGGCTGTTGCGTGCCTGTTGTTGTCGAGGATTTTCGGCGCGTTTGGTTTTAAGACAGAGTGCGGGGCTGTCATCCAAAAAGTTGACATTATTTTCGTCAAATGCCGGATAGCAGGTTAATTCCTTATGTATATAGTATTTGTTTGGTGTTATTTTTTTATACGATAATTACACGTGAAATTAGTTATAAATCCTTACGGAATATTCTAATTTGGCTTGTTTGCATTGTCGAGAAATTTATATAACGCTTTTCCCGCCAGACGAAATCGTATTTATCAGGAGGTACTGCAACTGAACACACTCGAAAATGATTCTCTTATATTCGGCTTGAATAAAAACTCTACTATAAACGACCTAAAACAGTCGTATCGATTATTATTGAAGAAATACCATCCTGACTTACATGCCGGTAACAGGGAGTATGATCTTAAAATACTCGGTATCATCAATGCATATCATAGATTGCTGAAACAATTTTCAAACGCTTCCGAAAACAGCACCGGACCTGATTCAACCGACATTAAAAATACTTCCGATACCGGCCTGGTAAAGCATAAAGATCCGGCATATGCCTATTATAAAAAGGGAATTGCTTATTATAACAAATTATTTTCCATTGATCCGCTCGACTGGCTTAAATTGCGAAAGGCGGAAATGAACCGCAAACGAAATCAATCGAGCGGCAATAACAATCAAACACTATTGACAATAGAGGAATTGCTTCATAATACAAGCAGAGGAATATATTATTTTACTATCGTTACCACATATTATCCGCAATCCGCATGGGCGTCAGATTCAACAGAAAAGATAAATTACCTGAACAGGAATTTGAAAGAATATCTGAAAACAAAGAATTATTTGACAAATAAAAATGCCGATTAACCCGAATGATTTTTTATACTGTTGAGATGGCTTATTATACCACTTTCAAAAAACCCGGCAGTACCTGAATTTGTTCGGTACTATGATAGAAAAGGAGGATAAACTCCCGGCTCCGGCAGCCCCGGACCGTTATATCACATTAATCGTATAAAAGGAGTACTTATATTTGGCTATGATCCGATACGGCCGTTGACGGCATCGGAAAATGATGCCGTCACCTATTTTACCGCCCGCGACTTGCTGGAACAGAAGGTTCACCCGGTAATTTCCCTCCGGGAACTTCCCGAAGTCAATAAAATACTGAATAAACAGACAAACGGCGGTTTCTGGAGCATCAGGAAAAAGACGGATTGTGGAAGATATCATATTCGAATATACACAGGAATACGCACACATCGAAAACCGAAGAAGCGCAGTTATGGATTACATTGGTAATTTGAAAAATATTGAAAAGAATTTTGCCGGTTTTATGACTGATAGGAAAACACCAGTGTTGGCCGTTCATTACTACATCAATAAATACAGTATAACCATTATACTCCTTTTGGGAGAAAGATCTGAATGATGAATTTTAAAGAAATTTCTTGGTTCAAAGCTGTTTTTATGATATACTTGTCTGTCATCATATATGTAAAAGGTAATATAAATATAAAAATGAAAGGATAAAAGCATGAAACGTGAGAAATTTAAGGTAAAAACAGTATGTATAATGTTCATTGTGCTTGTATTGTGTGCGGGACAGGTTTTCTCGCAGCAATGCGGAGACGTCAATGCAAGCGGAAGTATCGATATTGTCGACGCACTCATTATCGCCCAGGCTTATGTGGGATTAAATCCGGCAAATTATGATTCCTCGGTAGCGGACGTGAATGCGAGCGGCGGTATCGATATTGTGGATGCCCTTTTAGTGGCGCAATACTACGTCGGTCTTGCTTCTTCACTCAACTGCGGCACCCAGACAGCGGTTCCCACAGATCCTCCATCCGTTACAAATCCTCCGTCTATTACGGATCCTCCGTCTATTACGGATCCTCCGTCCGTCACAAATCCTCCGGGGGGGAACGTCGATTGCTCCAAATCAACGACATGGTCCGCCGAAACGACCTACGAAGGCTCAGGAGCGAGAGTGATCTATAACGGCAATTTGTATGAACAGAAGTGGTATACGGTAAATGAAAATCCGGAGGAGTATTCGGGAGATGAGTACGCCTGGAAATTGATCGGCGCATGCGATCCCAACACTGTGCCGCCACCTGTCAATCCCATACCGGGGG
This Spirochaetales bacterium DNA region includes the following protein-coding sequences:
- a CDS encoding carboxypeptidase regulatory-like domain-containing protein, with the protein product MCKKNDTLLSMAFVLFFLLFLCTGNTMVLAQVSTPSPTPVPAVTCQPCIFNASGYVRSSTTNAGISGASITAVGSMGTRSTTTDSTGYYSLNVANCMSGDNVDFTITAPGYEDLITGRGVLCSSTIDFLMDPVTQETTPDPTPVNTPGKTCAPCIFEASGYVRSSTTNLGISGASLTGVADLGTTNTTTDSTGFYRLRVYNCMPGDIVDFTITAPGYADLITSLGVQCSSTIDFLMDPISQDSAGDVWFVPEHKTHTMLDLTYFGDTIPIDPSLIPIAIIGPYTFTNEVLINSGNQVLGEYEFTITFDSSVAVINTNEGTNGVTAGADGFVSAVHTETTGELSVSGFDATGKGPGSTLHVLTIHWLARSYSGTTTLHIGVTTLTDTSSNSIGAPRGHDGSIEIVTVSCTLTGDVDNSGRIDIVDALMLAQYYVGLNPPGIDLVCGDVNHSGTINIVDALLIAQYYVGLISSFP
- a CDS encoding DnaJ domain-containing protein translates to MSRNLYNAFPARRNRIYQEVLQLNTLENDSLIFGLNKNSTINDLKQSYRLLLKKYHPDLHAGNREYDLKILGIINAYHRLLKQFSNASENSTGPDSTDIKNTSDTGLVKHKDPAYAYYKKGIAYYNKLFSIDPLDWLKLRKAEMNRKRNQSSGNNNQTLLTIEELLHNTSRGIYYFTIVTTYYPQSAWASDSTEKINYLNRNLKEYLKTKNYLTNKNAD